A segment of the Hemicordylus capensis ecotype Gifberg chromosome 6, rHemCap1.1.pri, whole genome shotgun sequence genome:
CCTGCCCGGAGGATGGTGTGTATGAGGGCTTCCACCCCATTAGACTGAGTCACCAGCGTCTTGTTCTTGCTATTGTTGCAGGTCAGGTTGGAGAGGGTGCCAGTGGCACAGGTCAGCACGTTGATGTCATCCGAGCTCAGCTGGTTGACCAGGATCTTCAGGACGCCATCAAGACCCTCCTTCAGAATGTGAAAATGAATGGGATGGAGAACACATGTCAAGTCAGTTTAGTTAGAATGCTTTTACTGTTTCCCTAATGAAAGTTTATTTTCTCCAATGCGTCCTGTTCCTCTTCAAAAACATGCACCTAATGAGACACTGCTACAACCTGTCTAAATCAGAAGCTAAGCCTATATTAGGACTCAGCAACTGGAACCCCTTGAGCCAAATACGGTCCCAAGATATGAACCCAGAAGCAAGAGGAGGAAAGAGTAAGGCAGGGAGTGGAACAGTGTTAGGACTTGTCAGCAGCCCACAAGAGCTTTGCCTCAATCCCTTCTCAAAGTGGTTCTCCAATAAAGCCAGACATTAATCTTGGTTTACAAAAATTCTACAGAAAGATACCAACATACACTTATGGATGGCTTCCATAAGTTATTGGAAAATATACTGCTGTGTGATGCAAGAGACCATGCCTAGTCTTGCTTACCTGCTTAGTAGCCACATCTGAGAGGTTCCTCAGTGTCCATAGACAGTTCTGCACAAGCCTTGGGCTGGAGCTTGTCAGGtgcttccccagggcttgcatgCCACCTGCcaattggggggaggagggagagaaagccatttttaaattgtcttgATTATAAAATATGGTGTATGAATGGATCAGGCAGTACAAAATCATTTTTTTATTTATAGAATTTACATTCTGCTTTTCCTTCAGAAAGAAGCTTGAAAGCAAGGAGAAATACACTATATCAATAGAACAATCCTATAACACACAACATGAGTCTGCAAGACAAGCTATTGCATGCTAGAGATTTATTCCAGCAGCTCCAATTAATGTTTTATACAAGTTATGCCTCTTACAAAATGAATTAACATACACAGAAACTTGCTTTGGAACCAGCTTACAAGGTGGGCCGCTATTTTTTCTATCACACAAATGAAGGAACTAAGGCTAAGAAAGTGTCTTAGCAAATGTCAATTATTACAAGTTCAACAATAGGCAGGCACTGTACACAGGTAATCAATGTGTGGACTTGATCAGTTTCTGGATGGGAGCCCATAAGGAACCTCTATAGTAAGATGTTTCAAACTTTccgaggaagagcaggttataatATATTACACACTGAACTCCATGCCTTTGGTTGCACATTCCTCACTTCAAAAGAGAGCTTTGTGTCCAGCTCATTACTTGGTACTGCCAAGTccaaattattattgtttttaaattctccATTGTGTGTGCAATCACTCTGGCACATCATTTTTCAGCAGCTGTTATGAATGGATGCTTTAACAAGACAGCAAGATGAACTGATCACTACTGATACCAGGTTTGGGAGTCCGGGAAGCTCCCTTTGTCAGATGACCTAAGAGGTCTCCCACTTTGTGGTCACTCACCAGCTTCCACGATGGCTGGCTTGTTGCTGGGACAGACGGAGAGGACCTTGAGGACACGGCTGGTAGTCCACAGCAGTTTCTCATATGTGTAACTGCGCATAATCTGAACAAGGGCCTGGGGGCCTCCATTGGCCAAGATAATCAGCTGCAAAAGCAAAAACCAGAATGCTGATCTCCCACTTCTCCAGAAGTACAGAAAACTGAGCTGCCTCAGAGCTTAGTGTATTTTCCCCCACGCCTGCCTTTATTCTCCCCTATGTCTCAATACAGGCGAGGAGCCTTTGCTGTTTGCTTCAGATGCCACAATCCAAAGTGCAGCACATAGACAGAGATGGCACAGATGCAGTCAAGACTCAAAAATccattctccgttgctgccccaaggctttggaatgcactccctgttgaaataaaagcctccccatctctgacaacttttaaaaaaggcagttaaggcaatttgttcacccagacttttaattagatttacagttttaatagtttaagAGTTTTAACAATGttgtaaattgtaaattgttttaatgatttaattggtactgtttttattgtaaaccgcccagacataACACTTTTGGGAGGTATATGaatttgttaaaataaataaaaatgcagatgGGGGAGACCAAGTTATGCCCCTCATACAGAGAAACTGTCTACATCTATGTAGATTCACTTCCATTTTGAGAATGAATACAAAAGTGTGCTACTGGATCAGAAGAGTATCTCACACAAAAATCAGTCTAGTGGCAGAACTCTAACCTTGCTTTCCTGGTTCCCATAGGCAAGCAGCTGCAGACAGTCCGTGGTGATAGCAAGGAACTTGGGATTGTTCTTGGTCAGCAGCGGAACCATCTTCTGCAGCCCATCAGCCAGGCGCACAGCCATCTTGGCACCTTCCTGGTACAGCAGCAGGTTGTGGAGGGTGGTGATGGCATAAAACAAAACCGACTCCACAGGAGAGCTGTGTGTTGAGAAGTGGGGACAATAGAAGATGGttacttgaatgaatgaataccttATTACAGTCTTTGGCCCAACACTATACAGACACCACAAAACACCATATAAATAGTGCAGGTATATGATAGCAGGATCTTCATAGTACCATTAAGTATTCCATAAACCATTTCAGACCTAACCTTACATGCAGCCACACAGAATTTGGCTACACACAGTGTTATGGGTGCATAGCAATCGGCTAAAAAGGAAAGAAGAGTATTCATCATCTGTTCTACAAGACATATTTAATGAGAGGAGAAATGAGAGAAATACAAAAGAATATGAATCACAGACTCAATAGCCTGACCACAGAGATCCACTTGTTAGAGGTAATTTTTTTGATACCTGCCTTCCAACACCATAGATGGGAGTGCATTAAACTGCACAAGAGAAGAGGCCCTTCTCTGAGACCCAATGGTTTGTTTCGTTGGATCGTGAGCTGGTATGGAATAATTTGAAAATCTACCAGGAAAATTTCTTGCAGAGATCAGTCCTAAATCACTCTGCTTTTCAATGTCCACTATTGGTTTAGAAGTCCTTTAGGAACATCAAGTCCCAATGGCATTAAAAACTGAGATGAAAACTCGTGAAACTGTTACTTGGGTTTCCACCTTGCTCTCAAAGGCTTGAAAAAGATAATATACATAAAACAGCAATGGACTACAACCAAAAACCACTCACTCACTGCACAATATTAAAATAAAGCCCTCTACTGAATTAACCCAAGCTAGCCCAAATTAGGATGTTAAATCTTGTGTGAATTACTAGAGTCAGAAAAATGGCATATCTAGCCCAGTACCAGCTACGCtgactggcaggcaggcaggcaggcacagccaAATGACTCTTTCAGCCAACAGATACTTTGTCTACTCAAGAAGTAAACTTGGAAATTTGTATAGGTGAAAGTGCTTAACACTAAGCTATAGACTCTCCTATTAGAAGAAGCtcccttatacagagtcagaccactggtccacctcaCTCACTGTTGTCTTCATTGAGAACAGTCAGCTGTTCCCCAAGTCTCAAGTAGAGATCTTTACCAGCACTGCAGTCACAGATCCATTAATCAGACGTAACATTGACTGAACTTGGGGCATTCTACATGCCTTGCACTTAACCTGCCACTGAGCTATCAACTCTCTCTGTAATTGTTCTTCCACTTCAGACCTGCAGGGCATTCGATCAAGATCATGAAGGAACACCAAAAGGCAGGGGCTAAAAAGGCAATAGCTTGCTTTCCAGCACCTGCCAACTCAATTGTGGGGCAGCTACTAAGAGTGTCTGTCTGTGCCCTGGTAGTCCTGATCTTGTGCACAGATGGAGTTGTGAAGAGAGCACCTTGGGacacaggagaggaggcagttACTTAAAGTGTATGGGACTTTCCAACCGCAAGAAAGAAGCAGAAACTGAGCAAGACTTTGCCATGGCATGTTGAGACTTGTGTTTCATAACACACAAGCCGGCGCCTCCATATTAAGGCAGAGTAAGGCAGCTGTTAGCTCCACTTTCTGCCAGGTGGGTGTGGGCTTGCAGCTGGCAAATTGCCACCGCAGCTCTAGGTGGCTAGTATGGATTGTATGACAGAGCAGCAGCCTTTATACTGCTAGTAGGAGCTCCCAGGAGTGATGAGGGAGCAGCTGGCAGAAAGCCCCATATCTATGTGCCTGAAATATCGGGGGTGGCGGAAGTTAGCACACCTAAGGACTGTATGCATGAGTCTCATTTCAACTCAGAACCACAACCAAACTCTACCAGAACAGCATTgagatttaaattaaaaacctttaaGTTGACCAATACCAAGGCTCAAGCCAACTTTGTGAATATATTCCCTGCTTGAGAAGCCCTTTTTCATAATCCCAGATGCGTGGGGGTTGTTCACAGTTCTTAAGTGAAGAAAAGACAGCATTCTGTGATTGCACAAATGGAATTAAACACAGGTTTCAGGGTCAAGTTCCGGCACAAGTTAAGCTCTGCAATCACGACCCACATGAACCTGAGCTAAAATGGCCTATATGTTGGCTTGTATTTGCAATTCACTACTGGGGCAAACTCTCCAAAGTAACTACATAGCTGGGAGTATTTGCAGTTTTCACTAGCCCTTGGGGTTTCCCCACCTCTAGACTCCAGATATGAAGACTCTGAGGAGTCCTACTAGGCTAACTTTTGACCTATATGAAATCAAGGGTGCAACAGAAgtaacagcagcaacagaaaaatgtCATCCTTTTACCACCAATCACATGCGAATGTAAAAAGttgggagggaggtggggctagctggtggtggtgtggcagcTACAGTGTCTCTGGAGAAGAGTCAAGGATTTAAACTTTGAGCTCCAAGACCCGACAATTCAGAGCAAATCAAGTTAAGGCCTAAGTAGCAAGGTCAAAGAGTGATTGTCTAGATTGGGGTGAGCTCAAAAGGGAGAACTGAAAGTTGTCACTGGAAGATGTGCACGTACAACTGAGGCTAATTTTAAAGTCACTCGCTTCTCTTCATTAAATATGGCATGGACTTCAGATTACCTGAGCATGCGGACAAGAGCCGGGATGCCCCCAGACTTAAAGATCGACAGCAGCCCTTCGCGGTGGTGGGACAGGTTATGGAGGATGCTGGTGGTGCAGCGGGCTGTATCTAGGTCACTCGTGTTTTGCATGGTGCGGACCACGGCAGCAACAATCTGGGGTGACTGCATTAGAGCGCGGCGTGATGCCTCTTTCTTGGATAGCTGGTTCACAATCATGGCGGCTTTGCTCACTACCACCTGAAAGGAAAGAGCCAAGGTTGGTTGGTTTAACAGCAAGTTGAAAGGATGGAATAGACAGCTCCTTCCACACAGCACCCAGTTCTATTAGCACAATTTCACTTATTTTGCTTAATTTGATCTGCTTTTATGATTCACAGGGAAGGTCAAGGAGCTACACAGGTAGCTGAAACCCTACCCTCTGGCTCCTGGAAATCTCATTCATTAAACCCTCCGATTTATAAGGTTTCATCCAACACTGCCTACACAAATCGATACATATCCTGAAGTATTTATTAGAAGGGCTAGGAACATTTCTAATTCAAACCTCCCCGCCCCAGAAGAATGAGGTTTCTGTGACTACCCTAACCACATTTTGCAGCTTCTCTCCACTTCCACAGAACCATGGTATACACACCCCACTCTAACAGCAACATTGGTATGTACACTTGCATTCGTTTTACATATGGGATTACCAAACACATCAACTACACTCCAGGCCATGCTGCGCTAAGGCAGGCAGTTCTGACACATCACAGATTTCCTGCAAAGCACAACATTTACAGCCTTACCGGATCTTCATCATTCAAaagtttggtgagttcaggaatgGCGCGGGTGGCCAGTTCAGCATCATCCTGGTAGTTGATGAGATGCACAATGGCAGACTTGAGCATCTGTGAGGGCTCAGCCAAACGCTGGACATTAGTCTGTTGGCCTTCGACTTGGGTGGTCATGAGAAAGGAACGGTCCTCCACTGTCTCTGGGTACATGGCGGCCCGGATGCGTTGAGCACGAGTCATAGCAAGTTGAGACTCCAATTCCGCTGCAAAAGAAAGTGGGTAGGAAACAATATGCAGTGAGGAAATCCCAACCAGGATTTCTATCAGCCACACTGGGAGGTTCATGGAACTGCTCCAGCTCTACACGGTATAGGAGACTTAACATGTGAGCAAAGAGATAAGGCAGGAGTTAATTAGCCAGCATGATTAGGCAGCTGTAACACAAAGTTGCTTAATTAAAAACATGAAAGGGAGATGGAGAGTGGGGACTGACTTGCATAAGGGTCTGTAAAATTATATTTTACTTACATACACACATGGTTTGAGAACAGCTAAACTACTGCAGAAAGCTGAATTGGCAGGCTATGCCGGGACTCACAGTAAGGGAGTTTGCCGCTGCTTCTACCTGCCCATTTTCCTGCATCTTCGTAGCATACCAGAATCTAAATCTCTTTTCTATATTTATCGCTCTGAAAACATGCAAAGGACAAAAGCTTGCTCTTCTCACGTCCTGCTCCTTTCACAAAAGACGTTGACATTGCTTTGCAAGATGTACACATCTCAGTGCAATGTCATAGTCAGCAGCAATATATTTCTCACAAAGGACCATTTTCATTTCCTAACTCCATCTCCCCAAAAGCAGCCAGCACAAGTGCACATCCCTTTAGGCAATCAAAGAAACCCTAATCTTTTGGCTCTCTTGATAGGCCAGGATTGTTATTTGCATTTCAGATTGCCAATTcccacattttttattttattttaatgtttacaattatatcccactcttcctcagaagagcccagagtggtgtacatggttatgtttatcctcacaacaaccctgtgaagtaggttaggctaagagatacatgactggcccagagtcacctagtgagtttcatgcctgaatggggatttgaacacaggccTCCCTGGTCTTTGAACAGCAGAAAAATGAGCTGCTCTGGGACACTTAAGGAAACATCCTTGGGCTCAATTTATTTTAATCCTTGCTCAGTTCATGTCCACAATTCCATCTTGGAGGTATTATTTCTATTTCATAGATGGGAGATACAAGGTTGAGTAAAATATGGCTTGCCTGACCCTGGCTACAAGTCCATGGctgaaccttgatttgaacccTGAGTTCACAATACTGATGCCAGTTCTGATGCCAGGAGTGGCacggctgctgcttctgtgtcatCTCTTCACCCACTGTTCTCCCAGATCACTTTGGGTAAGTTAGATTGACTACATGGAAACCAAGAGAGAATGTGATAGGCGTCAGCAGAGGCTTTTCCCATGTGCTCTCATGGATTCTAGCAGCATGCGAAGTAATCACACTGAAGCAGTCACCATACCATTCTTGTAGCACAAACTTTCCCGGAACACACCAACTCTTGGGCCCACACCGGACATTTCAAGGTGCTCGCTTGGACCCAGTCTGTGCAGGATCACTTCTCCCATATCATCCCCTCTATCATCCCGGTGGTCAGGTGATACACCTGCTGTGGTCAGGTTGAACTTTACCAGAAGCCTTTCTTGTTGCAGTGCCCATTTTTTGAACTCCTCCTCTCCAAGGAGACTTGCCAAGCTGGCTCCCTTCAATTATATTAGAATGACAGGAAAATtatcttcaaaaaaaaaaattctgctggGATTTAATGCACCCATAGCATCAAGAGCAAACGTAAGAGAGAGTTCCCTGCCCTGAAGAACTTACTATCTAAAATTTTGTCTGTGTGTCTTTAACTGTGGATATTTTAATATTACATCTATTTTGTATTCctattgtgaaccaccttggaaATCCCAATAGGGTGAAAAGATATTGTATGAGTGTAATAAATCATTTACCTTGAGCCTGGGCTTGCCCAGCTCCGGCCTGGCTGTAGGTTGTAGTTTTCTTAATGGTGTACTGCTTGCCATAGAGGTCGTCGTCATCCACCAAGCACTTGCTGCTAACAGAGGGTACCTGGGTGTTCACTCCAGAGTGGATGCCTGAGTCGTAGGTGTAAGTTTGCTGCCATTCTGTCACCTTGATGGGTTGCTCCATCATGTTCACCACCTCCATGGCTGCTCTGCAAGAACAGAAGAACACCAACGAGGTTAGCACGGATGTAGTGAATCACATCAAGTGTCTTTCTTGTGAAACCTGGATTCTCCAGAAAGATTTAAAATTGCACCATGCTAACAGAACATACTATTTCCTGACATCCACACCCAGCAACTTATGAAGGATTCTCCATACCAGAAGTGATGCCACACACAATTCCACCACCCAAGTCACTTTTGCCCAGCCCAAAGACTCCTTTCATTGTACTTAtatatttagatttatttatttatttacttacttacttacttactgcaaTGGCATCTTTCTAGACTCCATTGTGGTCTAGGGAAGGGATTCTctagttgggtccccagatgttattggacttcaactcccataatccccagccttagtggcctttggttggggattatgggagttgacgtccaataacatctgaggacccaacattgagaatccctggtctagggcaCACTGCAATCTCTCCACTTAGAAATTTTGTGTTGAACACTGCATGTACTGAATGGTGTGTTAGGACTACCACTAACCACACATATACAGCAAGGTTTTCCCCCTAGTTTTTGCACTATTGAGAGTCACCACAGCTTTCTACTGGCAACAACGTATTTACCAAGTAGAATATGGCCCTGTTGTGTTTATGTCAAGTGAAGCACAAATGATATCACCCACCAATGCGTACATACAACTGTATATACAGGCAATATGCTTAAGTTATCATTCAATTTGTTGCAACCCTCCAGTTCAAGCCATTTTGCTCTGAACTGACCATGTGGCCCACCACCAAGGAAGCAACCTTTGATCAGCCTACTCAATACGAGCAGACATTCCCACCCTTCATTATTTTGCCTTGCCCCTTTTGAGCTCTGCCATGGCACTCTTCCTTGCTATTCCTGGTAGCAGAGCGTTCCACAGTACAAGCTAATAGACCCTTATGAACATTTCTTATATGCGCTTGACCTTAGGGGCCAAGGTTAAGACAGCATGGTTTAAGATGCAGACTTGCACACACATGTTGATCCCTCACTTAGTGTGGCATCGCCAATAATCGCTTGCTTGTGTGAACAGGTCTCATAAAAAGCCAGGAAGAACATTCACTACCAAAAATACTGTAAAGGGAAACCATTCACACATCCAGCTAAGAGTGAAGCAACCAAAGTTGAAGTTAAGCACATGCATGTAAGAACCAGCCAGTTAGTCAGCCTTTTGATAATCAAAAGGCTAGCTAACTGGCTGGTTCTTACATGCATATGCTTTTGTAAAGCACAGAATGTCTGTGCTCAAGCCTTCCCCAATTTAAGAGCAGGGGGGGAACCTA
Coding sequences within it:
- the JUP gene encoding junction plakoglobin encodes the protein MEVVNMMEQPIKVTEWQQTYTYDSGIHSGVNTQVPSVSSKCLVDDDDLYGKQYTIKKTTTYSQAGAGQAQAQAELESQLAMTRAQRIRAAMYPETVEDRSFLMTTQVEGQQTNVQRLAEPSQMLKSAIVHLINYQDDAELATRAIPELTKLLNDEDPVVVSKAAMIVNQLSKKEASRRALMQSPQIVAAVVRTMQNTSDLDTARCTTSILHNLSHHREGLLSIFKSGGIPALVRMLSSPVESVLFYAITTLHNLLLYQEGAKMAVRLADGLQKMVPLLTKNNPKFLAITTDCLQLLAYGNQESKLIILANGGPQALVQIMRSYTYEKLLWTTSRVLKVLSVCPSNKPAIVEAGGMQALGKHLTSSSPRLVQNCLWTLRNLSDVATKQEGLDGVLKILVNQLSSDDINVLTCATGTLSNLTCNNSKNKTLVTQSNGVEALIHTILRAGDKEDITEPAVCALRHLTSRHPEAEMAQNSVRLNYGIPAIVKLLNQPNQWPLIKATIGLIRNLALCPANHAPLQEAAVIPRLVQLLVKAHQDAQRHAAAGTQQPYTDGVKMEEIVEGSTGALHILARDPMNRMEIFRLNTIPLFVQLLYSPVENIQRVAAGVLCELAQDKEAADAIDAEGASAPLMELLHSRNEGTATYAAAVLFRISEDKNPDYRKRVSVELTNSLFKHDPAAWEAAQSMIPIHEPYADELDGGYRAMYSGEIPMDPMDMHMEMDGDYPMDAYSDGVRAPFTDNMLA